The Gemmatimonadota bacterium genome has a segment encoding these proteins:
- a CDS encoding ABC transporter ATP-binding protein, with translation MTSQPQRRGELSVTTAGPGLSVHCQELSCSYRSERGSVPALDRISLSLRPQEFVSLVGPSGCGKSTLIRAIAGLMAPTSGRILYGDVPGGAGSPRGGLVVQENGTFPWMSVVDNVAFGLEMQGVGRAERRERAQRYLERVGLARYAHHFPHELSVGMRQRVGIGRAFVAESPILLMDEPFGALDAQTRWVLQTELLRVWSESKRLVLFVTHDIHEAVLLADRVVVMSGHPGRIREEITVTVGRPRDPRDVSRKAQELISHIWHLLGEEVGSGLTER, from the coding sequence ATGACGAGCCAGCCCCAGCGCAGGGGTGAGCTGTCCGTCACCACGGCTGGTCCAGGCCTTTCGGTCCACTGCCAGGAACTCAGCTGCTCCTATCGCAGCGAACGCGGCTCGGTCCCCGCCCTCGATCGAATCTCGCTCTCGCTCCGCCCGCAGGAATTCGTGTCGCTGGTGGGTCCGAGTGGCTGCGGCAAGTCGACGTTGATCCGGGCCATCGCCGGCCTGATGGCCCCGACCTCCGGCCGCATCCTCTATGGCGACGTCCCCGGTGGGGCGGGCAGCCCGCGCGGCGGCCTGGTCGTGCAGGAGAATGGCACCTTTCCCTGGATGAGTGTCGTCGACAATGTCGCCTTCGGACTGGAGATGCAGGGCGTCGGTCGCGCCGAGCGCCGCGAGCGGGCGCAGCGCTACCTGGAACGGGTGGGCCTCGCACGGTACGCGCACCATTTCCCGCACGAGCTCTCGGTCGGCATGCGGCAACGTGTCGGCATCGGCCGTGCCTTCGTGGCGGAATCGCCGATCCTGCTGATGGACGAACCCTTCGGCGCGCTCGACGCGCAGACGCGGTGGGTGCTCCAGACAGAATTGTTGCGCGTCTGGTCGGAGAGCAAGCGCCTGGTGCTCTTCGTGACGCATGACATTCATGAGGCCGTGTTGCTCGCCGATCGTGTCGTCGTCATGAGCGGACATCCGGGGCGGATCCGCGAAGAGATCACCGTCACGGTGGGACGCCCGCGCGACCCCCGCGACGTCTCGCGCAAGGCGCAGGAATTGATCTCGCACATCTGGCACCTGCTCGGTGAGGAAGTCGGCAGCGGGCTCACCGAGCGATG